A single Lolium perenne isolate Kyuss_39 chromosome 6, Kyuss_2.0, whole genome shotgun sequence DNA region contains:
- the LOC127326562 gene encoding uncharacterized protein: MKSKTNRGIQKAGRVDHFQGGGPNWVLVAGGVLLSTLSVKLGCKLKQMFDTKQHNSSPKAERRPAGCESHSNLCRFRGQTSCYSCISGHSDGRVEVKHPPASPLSKSVEPSLPLVKIPGQESSKDNSGVMWISSPDRLEDPRKPFQYSNSSGSPRVSESGSDIYSKREVIQKLRQQLKRRDEMIMEMQAQIADLKNSLAIQETRSSNMQSQLDSANRDMFESEREIQHLRKIIADHCVAEALSHDKPLHSGHWQPDAANGHANGYATNGHANGYADSSVDDPELHFVSVEKKKGELERVEMLKREVGELKEVIGGKDFLLHSYKEQKVELSSQIRELQQKLSSQVPNIL, from the exons ATGAAGTCTAAGACAAATAGGGGCATACAGAAGGCAGGAAGAGTAGATCATTTCCAAGGAGGAGGACCAAACTGGGTTCTTGTTGCCGGAGGAGTTTTGCTAAGCACTCTTTCTGTTAAACTTGGATGCAAATTAAAGCAAATGTTCGATACAAAGCAGCACAATAGCTCTCCCAAAG CCGAAAGAAGGCCTGCAGGATGCGAATCGCACTCAAACCTCTGCCGGTTTCGTGGCCAAACTAGCTGCTACTCTTGTATTTCAG GTCATTCAGATGGTAGAGTGGAAGTCAAGCATCCACCTGCAAGTCCTCTATCTAAATCAGTTGAACCCTCGCTTCCACTTGTGAAGATACCAGGGCAAGAATCAAGCAAAGATAACAGTGGCGTCATGTGGATATCATCACCTGACCGCCTTGAGGATCCCCGCAAACCATTTCAGTACTCAAACAGCTCTGGCTCTCCACGTGTTTCAGAGTCGGGATCTGACATTTATAGCAAGAGAGAGGTCATACAGAAGCTGAGGCAGCAGCTGAAGAGACGCGATGAGATGATCATGGAGATGCAGGCCCAGATTGCAGACCTTAAGAACTCTCTTGCCATCCAGGAGACACGGTCCTCCAACATGCAGTCACAGCTTGACTCTGCTAACCGAGACATGTTTGAATCCGAGCGCGAGATCCAGCACCTGAGGAAGATCATTGCTGACCATTGTGTTGCGGAAGCGCTGTCTCACGATAAGCCGTTGCACAGTGGACACTGGCAGCCAGATGCTGCCAATGGGCATGCTAATGGCTATGCCACCAATGGGCACGCTAACGGCTATGCCGACAGCAGCGTCGATGACCCTGAGCTGCATTTTGTTAGCGTCGAGAAGAAGAAAGGAGAGCTGGAGAGGGTGGAGATGCTCAAGAGGGAAGTTGGTGAGCTGAAGGAGGTTATTGGAGGGAAGGACTTTCTGCTTCACAGCTacaaggagcagaaggtggaGCTCTCCTCTCAGATCAGGGAAttgcagcaaaagctctcctcacaGGTGCCGAACATCTTGTAG
- the LOC139832513 gene encoding uncharacterized protein: MDSDDEMVALLLEDEQAFDDDLREHLLIIASLQGMLDAEAEKRKRPRRGGSRPGRRKSKPRQRMEGHAMLQNDYFADGATYADNFRRRYRMSKGLFMNILHGVREFDPYFKLKVDAVGVLGFSSIQKCTAAMRMLAYGAPADTQDDYLRMSESTAIECMYKFCLACGEIHNSALRKSAPQ, from the coding sequence atggacagcgacgatgagatggttgccctgctgctggaggacgagcaagcgttcgacgacgacctgcgggagcatttgctgatcatcgcgtccctccagggcatgcttgacgctgaggcggagaagaggaagaggccgcgccgcggaggatcaaggccgggaagaaggaagtcgaagccccggcagaggatggaggggcatgccatgctgcagaacgactacttcgccgacggggcaacatatgccgacaattttcggcgccggtacaggatgagcaagggcctgttcatgaatatcctccacggcgttcgagagttcgacccctacttcaagctcaaggtcgacgctgtaggcgttctcgggttctcatccattcagaagtgcaccgccgccatgaggatgcttgcatacggagcacctgccgatacacaggacgactaccttcgcatgagtgagtctactgccattgagtgcatgtacaagttttgcttagcttgtg